A DNA window from Chryseobacterium sp. MEBOG06 contains the following coding sequences:
- a CDS encoding peptide deformylase — protein MKKLSVLFILFAGLINAQKLTSNELEIINQGDVKTALPIYQTTDDHQHRTLLSLSAEADPLDANTATLVKRMKESLLSTDGGVGIAAPQVGINRRIIWVQRFDKEGYPLEYFINPVIVWKSDLQNLGPEGDLSIPDFRDQFYRSKVIQLEYVDLKGQKYTEIVEGFTAVIFQHEIDHLFGILISDKKEKEKNNSYKKVDAYQKSDVNRR, from the coding sequence ATGAAGAAATTATCCGTTCTGTTCATCCTTTTTGCCGGCCTGATCAATGCTCAGAAATTAACATCAAACGAACTTGAAATTATCAATCAGGGAGATGTGAAAACCGCGTTACCCATCTATCAGACAACAGATGATCATCAGCATAGAACATTACTGAGTCTGTCTGCAGAAGCAGACCCCCTTGATGCTAATACAGCTACTCTGGTAAAAAGAATGAAAGAATCACTGCTTTCAACAGATGGAGGAGTAGGTATTGCAGCTCCGCAGGTAGGAATCAACAGAAGAATAATCTGGGTACAGCGTTTCGATAAAGAAGGATATCCCTTAGAATATTTTATCAATCCGGTAATTGTATGGAAATCTGATCTTCAAAATCTCGGCCCGGAAGGAGATCTTTCAATTCCTGATTTCAGAGATCAGTTTTATAGAAGTAAAGTTATTCAATTGGAATATGTGGATTTGAAAGGACAGAAATATACAGAAATAGTGGAAGGATTTACAGCCGTTATTTTCCAGCATGAGATCGACCACCTTTTCGGAATCCTGATTTCCGATAAAAAGGAAAAAGAGAAAAACAACTCTTACAAAAAGGTAGATGCCTATCAGAAAAGCGATGTGAACAGGAGATAG
- a CDS encoding NAD(P)H-dependent oxidoreductase, translated as MSLIENLNWRHAVKAYDPTKKVSQEDLNTILESARLAPTSSGLQPFRIIVVENQELKEKMVAGALNPEVMRDSSHVLVFAAWDSYSNEKIDKVYDHHTDVRELPRGRFSSYTDKIKEMYGAQTPEEHFAHTARQTYIALGIALAQAAELKIDSTPAEGFSNQVVDEVLGLNQLGLKSVSLLYLGYRDEANDWLSSMKKVRVPMDEFIIKM; from the coding sequence ATGTCATTAATAGAAAACCTAAACTGGAGACACGCTGTAAAAGCATATGACCCAACCAAAAAAGTTTCACAAGAAGATCTTAACACTATTTTAGAATCTGCAAGACTTGCTCCTACTTCATCGGGATTACAGCCTTTCCGAATCATTGTAGTGGAAAATCAGGAATTGAAAGAGAAAATGGTGGCAGGAGCATTGAATCCTGAAGTGATGAGAGATTCTTCTCATGTTCTTGTTTTCGCAGCCTGGGACAGCTATTCTAATGAAAAAATTGACAAAGTTTACGATCATCATACGGATGTAAGAGAGCTTCCAAGAGGACGTTTCAGCAGTTATACAGACAAAATCAAAGAGATGTACGGAGCACAAACTCCTGAAGAACATTTCGCACACACTGCCCGCCAGACTTATATTGCCTTAGGAATTGCTCTTGCACAGGCAGCAGAACTTAAAATAGACAGTACTCCGGCTGAAGGATTCAGCAACCAGGTTGTAGATGAAGTACTGGGATTAAACCAATTAGGCCTAAAAAGTGTAAGCCTTCTATACCTTGGATACCGTGACGAAGCCAACGACTGGTTGTCTTCTATGAAAAAAGTCAGAGTTCCAATGGATGAGTTTATCATAAAAATGTAA
- a CDS encoding GNAT family N-acetyltransferase has protein sequence MKYQIKQAKDLTEIETEHILKLWNISSWDTMKPDYFRMFFNKSEFHLLLDLHENILALIRLNFDFALEISGEKLSFAEAVGLVSAYKKKGYGAKLVELFRQHVVRENIETLGFCHKELRPFYEKCSIELLYDKAKAIKESIDSEWINSEDDDILIFHVSEKRKELLSQLSDQNNAYLITKE, from the coding sequence GTGAAATATCAGATCAAACAGGCAAAAGACTTAACGGAAATCGAGACAGAGCATATCTTAAAGTTATGGAATATCTCTTCCTGGGACACCATGAAGCCAGATTATTTCCGTATGTTTTTCAACAAATCTGAGTTTCACTTACTGCTGGATCTTCATGAAAATATACTGGCACTTATCCGTCTTAATTTTGATTTTGCCCTGGAAATATCAGGAGAAAAACTATCGTTTGCAGAAGCTGTAGGACTTGTTTCTGCATATAAGAAAAAAGGATACGGAGCAAAACTTGTTGAGCTGTTCCGGCAGCATGTGGTCCGGGAAAATATTGAAACTTTAGGGTTCTGTCATAAGGAACTCCGCCCGTTTTATGAAAAATGCAGTATTGAACTCTTATATGACAAGGCTAAAGCCATCAAAGAAAGTATAGATTCTGAATGGATCAATTCTGAAGATGATGATATTTTAATTTTTCATGTTTCAGAAAAAAGAAAAGAACTGCTCAGTCAGCTGAGCGATCAAAACAATGCTTATTTAATCACTAAAGAATAA
- a CDS encoding ChaN family lipoprotein, whose amino-acid sequence MKNIFIMILLAGFCTFNAQDFKAYQFYDKKGKEVKTDKLIKELADYDVVFFGENHNSSINHWLQLKITEALYEKKNGQLILGAEMFERDNQPQLNQYLNGKFDAKTFKDSARLWNNYATDYKPLVDFAKDKKLNFIATNIPRKYASQTSKEGLESLNKLTDKEKTYIAQLPIKVTLDTPGYPEMKKMMDDHAEGTKVMNFISAQATKDATMAESILKNFQAGKTFIHYNGNYHSKEFGGIYWYIKQKNPNLKMAVISVFEAEDPTLKVPAKDYIPTDFNLIIPADMTKTF is encoded by the coding sequence ATGAAGAATATTTTCATAATGATTCTGCTGGCAGGTTTCTGTACTTTCAATGCACAGGATTTTAAAGCTTACCAGTTTTATGATAAGAAAGGAAAGGAAGTAAAGACAGATAAACTGATTAAGGAACTGGCTGATTATGATGTGGTCTTTTTTGGTGAAAATCATAACAGTTCTATCAATCACTGGCTGCAGCTGAAAATTACAGAGGCATTATACGAAAAGAAAAACGGTCAGCTTATTTTAGGAGCAGAAATGTTTGAAAGAGACAACCAGCCTCAGCTCAATCAGTATCTGAATGGGAAATTTGATGCTAAAACATTCAAAGATTCTGCCCGTTTATGGAACAATTATGCTACAGACTATAAACCTCTGGTAGATTTTGCAAAAGATAAAAAGTTAAACTTTATTGCAACGAATATTCCAAGAAAATATGCTTCACAGACCTCAAAAGAAGGACTTGAATCATTAAATAAACTTACCGATAAAGAGAAAACATATATTGCACAATTGCCTATTAAAGTCACTTTAGATACCCCCGGATATCCGGAAATGAAAAAAATGATGGACGACCATGCAGAAGGAACAAAAGTGATGAATTTTATTTCTGCACAGGCAACGAAAGATGCAACCATGGCAGAATCTATCCTGAAAAACTTCCAGGCTGGAAAAACTTTTATCCATTATAACGGAAACTATCACAGCAAAGAATTCGGAGGAATTTACTGGTATATCAAACAGAAAAACCCAAATCTTAAAATGGCAGTAATTTCTGTTTTTGAAGCTGAAGATCCAACATTGAAAGTACCTGCAAAAGACTATATCCCGACAGATTTTAATCTGATTATTCCAGCTGATATGACAAAGACTTTTTAA
- a CDS encoding protein-glutamine glutaminase — protein sequence MKKFLLSMMVFVTMLSFNACSDSSAGQDQNLTSKESSEIGMKDFGRTVPVGIEKENGKFKVSFIISAQPYEIKDSKENESYISMIQQAVKDESPIHIFLKSNTNEIAKVEKATEEDIRFFKSAFTKEEKTEKGQSNKLASVIPDLATLNSLFAQIKNQSCGTSTASSPCITFKYPVDGCYARAHKMRQILINAGYDCEKQFVYGNLRASTGSCCVSWVYHVAILVSFKNASGVVEKRIIDPSLFSTGPVTDTAWRSACTNSTCGSTSVSSFANTAGNVYYRSPSGSLLYDNNYVNTNCVLTTFSSLSGCSPSPAPSVGHCGF from the coding sequence ATGAAAAAATTCCTTTTATCCATGATGGTATTCGTGACCATGCTGTCATTCAATGCCTGCTCAGATTCGAGCGCTGGTCAGGATCAAAATTTAACCTCTAAGGAGTCTTCTGAAATTGGCATGAAAGACTTCGGAAGAACTGTTCCGGTAGGGATAGAAAAAGAAAACGGGAAGTTCAAAGTTTCATTTATTATTTCAGCACAGCCTTATGAAATAAAGGACAGCAAAGAAAATGAAAGCTACATTTCCATGATTCAACAGGCTGTAAAAGATGAGTCACCAATTCACATTTTCCTTAAATCCAATACCAATGAAATTGCAAAAGTAGAAAAAGCAACAGAGGAAGATATCCGTTTTTTCAAATCTGCTTTCACAAAAGAGGAAAAAACAGAGAAGGGACAGAGTAATAAACTTGCTTCTGTTATTCCGGACCTTGCGACTTTAAACAGCCTTTTTGCACAGATTAAAAACCAGTCATGCGGAACTTCTACAGCATCATCACCATGTATTACGTTCAAATATCCGGTAGATGGCTGCTATGCAAGGGCTCATAAAATGAGACAAATCCTGATCAATGCAGGGTATGATTGTGAAAAGCAGTTTGTATATGGAAATCTTAGAGCTTCTACCGGTAGCTGCTGTGTATCATGGGTATATCACGTTGCCATACTTGTAAGCTTTAAAAATGCTTCAGGAGTAGTGGAAAAAAGGATAATAGATCCTTCATTATTTTCAACCGGACCTGTGACTGACACAGCTTGGAGAAGTGCATGTACTAATTCTACCTGCGGTTCCACTTCTGTTTCATCCTTTGCTAACACAGCAGGAAATGTTTACTACAGAAGCCCGTCAGGTTCTCTATTGTATGACAATAATTATGTGAATACGAATTGTGTTCTGACTACCTTCTCATCACTTTCAGGCTGCTCACCATCTCCTGCACCTAGCGTAGGACATTGCGGATTTTAA
- the trpB gene encoding tryptophan synthase subunit beta — MNYKNPDENGYYGEFGGAFIPEMLYPNVEELQKNYLDIIESQDFQNEYQDLLTNYVGRATPLYFAKNLSKKYNTQIYLKREDLNHTGAHKINNALGQVLLAKRLGKTRIIAETGAGQHGVATATACALLGLECIVYMGEVDIQRQAPNVARMKMLGAEVIAATSGSKTLKDAVNEALRDWINNPVTTHYVIGSVVGPHPFPDLVARFQSIISKEIKEQLKEKIGRENPDYVIACVGGGSNAAGTFYHFVDEKEVKIIAAEAGGLGVHSGKSAATTFLGTLGVLHGSKSLVMQTADGQVIEPHSISAGLDYPGIGPFHAHLFKENRAEFFSINDDEALKCAFELTKLEGIIPALESSHALAVLDKKKFSENDIIVICLSGRGDKDMETYLKNL; from the coding sequence ATGAATTATAAAAACCCCGATGAAAATGGATATTATGGAGAATTTGGAGGAGCTTTCATCCCCGAAATGCTGTATCCGAATGTAGAAGAACTTCAAAAAAACTACCTTGACATCATAGAGTCTCAAGATTTTCAGAATGAATACCAGGATTTGCTTACCAATTATGTGGGAAGGGCCACTCCTCTTTATTTTGCTAAAAATCTAAGTAAGAAATACAACACTCAAATTTATTTAAAAAGAGAAGACCTCAATCATACGGGAGCTCATAAAATCAATAATGCTTTGGGGCAGGTTCTGTTGGCAAAGCGTCTTGGCAAAACCAGGATTATTGCAGAAACCGGAGCAGGACAGCATGGGGTTGCTACCGCTACAGCATGTGCCCTGCTTGGTCTTGAATGTATTGTCTATATGGGAGAAGTAGACATTCAGAGACAGGCTCCTAATGTTGCCAGAATGAAAATGCTGGGAGCAGAAGTTATTGCAGCCACCTCAGGCTCTAAAACATTAAAAGATGCTGTGAATGAAGCGTTAAGAGACTGGATTAATAATCCTGTGACCACTCATTATGTGATCGGAAGTGTGGTAGGCCCTCACCCGTTCCCTGATCTTGTAGCAAGATTTCAAAGTATTATTTCAAAGGAGATCAAAGAACAGCTAAAAGAAAAGATAGGAAGGGAAAATCCTGACTATGTGATCGCTTGTGTAGGCGGAGGAAGTAATGCTGCAGGAACTTTTTATCATTTTGTGGATGAAAAAGAAGTGAAGATCATTGCCGCTGAAGCCGGTGGCTTGGGAGTACATTCAGGAAAATCTGCTGCCACCACATTTCTGGGCACTCTGGGAGTGCTTCACGGAAGCAAAAGCCTTGTGATGCAAACAGCGGACGGGCAAGTTATTGAGCCCCATTCTATTTCAGCAGGACTGGATTATCCTGGAATCGGGCCTTTTCATGCACATCTATTCAAAGAAAACCGTGCAGAATTTTTCAGTATCAATGATGATGAAGCTTTAAAATGTGCATTCGAACTGACAAAACTGGAAGGGATTATTCCTGCATTGGAAAGCTCTCATGCACTCGCGGTTCTGGATAAAAAGAAATTCAGTGAAAATGATATTATAGTCATTTGCCTGAGCGGACGAGGTGATAAGGATATGGAGACGTATTTGAAAAATCTGTAA
- a CDS encoding MarR family winged helix-turn-helix transcriptional regulator, with protein MENPKTPKLENQICFPLYVIAKEITGLYRPFLDELDLTYPQYLVMMVLWEGDGLTVTHIGEKLFLDSGTLTPLLKRLEAKGLIVRKRKKEDERVVEVFLNEAGHLLREKACEIPGKIQKKIDIQPEELLQLKETVLKILNKIEK; from the coding sequence ATGGAAAATCCGAAAACACCCAAATTAGAAAACCAGATCTGCTTTCCTTTATATGTGATCGCCAAAGAGATTACCGGGCTTTACCGTCCTTTTCTTGATGAACTTGATCTCACCTATCCTCAATATCTTGTGATGATGGTTTTATGGGAAGGTGACGGGCTTACCGTAACACACATCGGTGAGAAGCTGTTTCTGGACAGTGGTACTTTGACTCCTCTTCTTAAAAGACTGGAGGCAAAAGGACTTATTGTAAGAAAAAGAAAGAAAGAAGACGAAAGAGTGGTTGAAGTATTTTTAAATGAAGCTGGTCATCTGCTTCGTGAAAAGGCTTGTGAGATTCCCGGAAAAATTCAGAAAAAAATCGATATTCAGCCGGAAGAACTTTTACAGCTTAAAGAAACAGTTTTAAAAATCTTAAACAAAATAGAAAAATAA
- a CDS encoding chitinase, whose product MMRTLPTVTVYLGLILASYNQSYAQKNQGNNSLQQISDPKIAEHITRLIDAKTWNLLFPNRNNIQGKESSHKDFYSYRAFIKATTHFPIFLNEGTQEDQKRELAAFLANIAQETSGGWDNAPGGYYKWGLYFIEENNKGSENNYSDASKVNYPPVAGQTYYGRGPKQLSWNYNYGQFSEAWFGDKNILLKSPGLLANNNVLSFASAIWFWMTPQLPKPSCHDVMTGKWQPTEKDKESGRTSGFGTTVNIINGGIECGQSTTQPKTEYRYEYYRYFCKYFGVNPGKNITCSTQKPFGN is encoded by the coding sequence ATGATGAGAACACTACCAACAGTGACAGTTTATTTAGGACTTATTTTGGCTTCTTACAACCAGTCTTATGCACAAAAAAACCAAGGAAATAATTCTTTACAACAGATTAGTGATCCTAAAATAGCTGAGCATATTACCCGACTTATAGATGCTAAAACCTGGAATTTGCTATTTCCCAACAGGAATAATATACAGGGAAAAGAAAGCAGCCACAAGGACTTTTATTCTTACCGGGCATTTATAAAAGCGACAACCCACTTCCCCATTTTTCTGAATGAAGGAACACAGGAAGATCAGAAGAGAGAGCTCGCTGCATTTTTGGCCAATATTGCTCAGGAAACGAGCGGTGGCTGGGATAATGCTCCAGGAGGTTATTATAAATGGGGGCTTTATTTTATCGAAGAAAATAATAAGGGGAGTGAGAATAATTATTCTGATGCTTCTAAGGTCAACTACCCTCCGGTAGCAGGACAAACTTATTATGGTCGTGGTCCTAAACAACTCAGCTGGAATTACAACTACGGGCAATTTAGTGAAGCCTGGTTTGGTGATAAAAATATACTTTTAAAAAGTCCCGGACTTCTAGCCAACAACAATGTTTTATCTTTTGCTTCTGCCATCTGGTTCTGGATGACGCCTCAACTACCTAAACCTTCTTGCCATGATGTGATGACCGGAAAATGGCAGCCCACTGAAAAGGATAAAGAAAGTGGAAGAACCTCTGGTTTTGGCACTACTGTAAATATCATTAATGGCGGTATTGAATGCGGACAATCTACCACACAACCCAAGACAGAATACCGTTATGAATACTACCGCTACTTTTGTAAATATTTTGGAGTGAATCCCGGAAAAAACATCACCTGCAGTACTCAAAAACCATTTGGTAATTAA
- a CDS encoding MFS transporter: MINNEWKRRITILWIGQFFSLISSSAVGFAIIIWLSLKTGSAEILVFAAIAGLLPQALIGPFAGVYVDRWDRKKTMMLADGFVAACTLVMSVSFYMGYENIELVYIILGLRSAGSAFHMPAMQAAIPLLVPKKELLRIAGISQIIKSVSNIAGPALGALAVGLLTIGNVLLLDIAGAVLAIVSLFFISVPSPGWEKKSSSSLKMMWEDMKGGFLVVIRNKGLSFLFLYSIIAGFCIMPISVLFPLMTIENFNGGKFEMSVIESTWGIGALIGGGILGIWKPSVRKVIIVNISHILIGLSFLCSGLLSSEKFLLFVVLTGLGGVAASFYSSGFTAIVQEEVHSGMLGRVFAMYFSIEVLPTMLGLVCTGFIADLIGIGSVFVILGFIIFLVGIASFCTPALMNLNKEKSS; encoded by the coding sequence ATGATCAATAATGAGTGGAAAAGGAGAATTACCATTTTATGGATTGGGCAGTTTTTTTCTCTGATAAGCAGTTCGGCAGTAGGCTTTGCAATTATTATATGGTTGAGTCTAAAGACAGGTTCTGCTGAAATATTGGTTTTTGCGGCAATTGCAGGTTTGCTTCCCCAGGCTTTGATAGGTCCGTTTGCCGGAGTATATGTAGACCGATGGGACCGTAAAAAAACAATGATGCTTGCTGATGGTTTTGTTGCTGCCTGTACATTGGTGATGTCTGTCAGTTTTTATATGGGGTATGAAAATATTGAATTGGTCTATATTATATTGGGGTTGCGTTCTGCCGGTTCCGCATTTCATATGCCGGCTATGCAGGCTGCTATACCGTTACTGGTTCCCAAAAAAGAGTTGCTGCGTATTGCCGGGATAAGCCAGATTATAAAATCAGTGTCCAATATTGCCGGACCAGCGCTGGGAGCTCTGGCTGTAGGTCTTTTAACTATCGGAAATGTTCTGCTGCTGGATATTGCAGGCGCAGTATTAGCTATAGTCTCCTTATTTTTCATTTCGGTTCCTTCACCAGGGTGGGAAAAGAAAAGTTCATCAAGTCTGAAAATGATGTGGGAAGATATGAAAGGTGGATTTCTGGTCGTTATCAGAAATAAAGGACTGAGCTTTCTATTCCTTTACTCTATTATTGCAGGATTTTGTATTATGCCAATTTCAGTACTGTTCCCTCTTATGACAATTGAAAATTTTAATGGCGGAAAATTTGAAATGAGTGTCATAGAAAGTACCTGGGGAATAGGAGCATTGATCGGAGGAGGAATACTCGGAATTTGGAAACCTTCCGTACGTAAAGTTATTATTGTGAATATATCCCATATCTTAATAGGACTTTCCTTTTTATGCTCAGGCCTGTTGTCATCGGAAAAGTTTTTGCTTTTCGTTGTTTTAACGGGGCTTGGCGGAGTTGCTGCTTCATTTTACAGCTCAGGATTTACGGCTATAGTACAGGAAGAAGTACATTCCGGGATGTTGGGGCGTGTGTTTGCGATGTATTTTAGTATAGAAGTGCTGCCCACTATGCTGGGGCTTGTTTGTACAGGCTTCATTGCAGATTTGATTGGAATTGGCTCAGTTTTCGTGATCTTGGGGTTCATTATTTTCTTAGTTGGGATTGCTTCTTTTTGTACCCCGGCCCTAATGAATTTGAACAAAGAAAAAAGCTCATAA
- a CDS encoding organic hydroperoxide resistance protein, translated as MKTLYTTQVTAKGGRNGHVKSENGVLDLEVRMPKGLGGANDDFTNPEMLFAAGYSACFDSALNRVISLSKVKTGETTVTAQVSIGQLENGGFGLAAELDVNIPGVSIEEAQELTEKAHQICPYSNATRNNIEVKLSVTNNG; from the coding sequence ATGAAAACATTATATACAACTCAGGTTACTGCCAAAGGAGGCAGAAACGGTCATGTAAAAAGTGAAAACGGAGTATTGGATCTTGAGGTAAGAATGCCCAAAGGTTTAGGAGGAGCAAATGATGATTTTACTAATCCTGAAATGCTTTTTGCAGCAGGATATTCTGCATGCTTCGATAGTGCCTTGAACAGAGTAATCAGTCTTTCTAAAGTAAAGACGGGAGAAACTACAGTAACGGCACAGGTAAGCATTGGCCAACTTGAAAATGGTGGTTTCGGACTGGCTGCAGAGCTTGATGTGAACATCCCTGGAGTTTCTATTGAAGAGGCACAGGAGTTGACAGAAAAGGCACACCAGATCTGTCCTTATTCTAATGCTACCAGAAATAATATAGAAGTGAAGTTATCAGTAACTAACAACGGTTAA
- the lipB gene encoding lipoyl(octanoyl) transferase LipB, protein MNTNQNKAVEFEDLGIKEYQPAWEYQEMLMKNIIDTKIKNRDLPAEQHITTSNHFLLVEHPHVYTLGKSGHEENMLAGIDKLKELEATYVKTNRGGDITYHGYGQIVGYPVLDLENFFTDIHLYMRNLEEVIIRTIAEYGLKGERSQGETGVWLDPGKPYARKICAMGVKASRWVTLHGFALNVNTDMRYFEYIIPCGIKDKQVTSLKRELERELAPEEMEDIKAKIRKHFADVFQAELIYKSI, encoded by the coding sequence ATGAATACAAATCAGAATAAAGCCGTAGAATTTGAAGATTTAGGAATCAAAGAATATCAGCCTGCCTGGGAATATCAGGAAATGCTGATGAAAAATATTATTGATACTAAAATTAAAAACAGGGATTTACCTGCTGAGCAGCACATTACCACTTCTAATCATTTTCTTTTGGTGGAACATCCACATGTTTATACCTTAGGAAAAAGCGGACATGAAGAAAATATGCTTGCCGGTATTGATAAGCTGAAAGAGCTTGAAGCTACCTATGTAAAAACCAATCGCGGCGGAGATATTACGTACCACGGTTACGGGCAGATTGTGGGTTATCCTGTTCTTGATCTTGAAAACTTCTTTACCGATATCCATCTGTATATGAGGAATCTGGAGGAAGTGATTATCAGAACAATTGCTGAATATGGCCTCAAAGGAGAGCGCTCACAGGGAGAAACCGGGGTTTGGCTGGATCCAGGAAAGCCTTATGCCAGAAAGATCTGCGCAATGGGTGTAAAAGCTTCCCGATGGGTGACACTACACGGTTTTGCTTTGAATGTAAATACAGATATGAGGTATTTCGAATACATTATTCCATGTGGTATCAAAGATAAGCAGGTAACTTCTTTGAAGAGAGAGCTTGAAAGAGAGCTGGCACCAGAAGAAATGGAAGATATTAAAGCGAAAATAAGAAAGCATTTTGCAGATGTTTTTCAGGCTGAGTTAATCTACAAATCAATATAA
- a CDS encoding hemin-degrading factor, which produces MSTLVNDLKEKWEALKAENPHIRIRNAAAQLEVSEAELLATSIGDGVIVLNPDFQGILTEAGQLGKVMALTRNDECVHERKGTYLNGDFSSPHAQLFVGEDIDLRIFLNHWKFAFAVVEGDKKSLQFFGKDGLALHKIYLTKESIGEVFDTIVEKFRAEDQNQVLTFEAVAPKQAEKADADIDVEGFKKAWTELKDTHDFFMMTRKFGVSRTQALRLAPEGFAKKIDNAKVVNVLEDASEKNTPIMVFVGNRGIIQIHTGNVKKTLWHQQWFNVMDPDFNLHLDVTKIAEAWIVKKPTEDGEVTAIEVFNNEGDFIVQFFGKRKPGIPELQEWKDLVAALEQ; this is translated from the coding sequence ATGAGCACATTAGTTAATGATTTAAAGGAGAAATGGGAAGCTCTGAAAGCAGAAAATCCACATATAAGAATAAGAAATGCTGCCGCACAGTTAGAAGTAAGTGAGGCAGAATTGTTAGCAACAAGCATAGGTGATGGAGTAATTGTCCTGAACCCGGATTTTCAAGGTATCCTTACTGAAGCCGGGCAATTAGGAAAAGTAATGGCTCTTACACGTAATGATGAATGTGTTCATGAAAGAAAAGGAACTTACCTGAACGGAGATTTCAGCAGCCCTCATGCACAGCTTTTCGTAGGTGAAGATATCGATCTTAGAATTTTCCTTAACCACTGGAAATTTGCTTTTGCAGTAGTAGAAGGAGATAAGAAAAGTCTTCAGTTTTTCGGTAAAGACGGATTAGCTCTTCACAAAATTTACCTTACAAAAGAAAGTATCGGAGAAGTTTTTGATACCATCGTGGAAAAATTCAGGGCAGAAGATCAGAATCAGGTATTGACCTTTGAAGCTGTAGCTCCAAAGCAGGCAGAAAAAGCAGATGCTGATATTGATGTTGAAGGATTCAAAAAAGCATGGACAGAACTGAAAGATACTCACGACTTCTTTATGATGACAAGAAAATTCGGAGTAAGCAGAACTCAGGCATTAAGATTAGCTCCGGAAGGATTCGCTAAGAAAATTGATAATGCAAAAGTGGTAAACGTTCTTGAAGATGCTTCTGAAAAAAATACACCTATCATGGTTTTTGTAGGAAACAGAGGTATTATTCAGATCCACACCGGAAATGTAAAGAAAACACTTTGGCATCAGCAGTGGTTCAATGTAATGGATCCGGATTTCAACCTGCATTTGGATGTAACAAAGATTGCAGAAGCATGGATCGTTAAAAAACCAACTGAAGACGGTGAAGTAACAGCTATTGAAGTATTCAATAACGAAGGTGACTTTATTGTTCAGTTTTTTGGGAAAAGAAAACCAGGAATTCCTGAACTTCAGGAATGGAAAGATCTTGTTGCTGCGTTAGAGCAATAA
- the trpA gene encoding tryptophan synthase subunit alpha has protein sequence MKEKNMKKLNIYFTAGVPQLDNTADIIELIQDSGADMIEIGMPYSDPVADGPVIQKAHELALQNGMTIEKLLSQLKTIKDKIKIPIILMGYINPVLSFGFEKFCKACSESGVSGLILPDLPPIEFEKNYQQVLKKYNLNFTFLITPETSDERILYLDSLSSGFLYAVSSSSTTGNENAVLKNENYLNRLAALPLKNPVMIGFGIKSREDFENVTEKADGGIIGTAFVNILLQDKDWKKTAIDFIHSIKG, from the coding sequence ATAAAAGAAAAAAACATGAAAAAACTAAACATATACTTTACAGCAGGTGTTCCGCAATTGGATAATACGGCTGATATTATAGAGCTTATTCAGGATTCCGGAGCAGATATGATTGAGATTGGAATGCCTTATTCTGATCCGGTAGCGGACGGACCTGTTATTCAGAAAGCGCACGAGCTGGCTTTGCAGAACGGAATGACAATAGAAAAGCTTCTTTCTCAGTTAAAAACAATTAAAGACAAAATAAAAATTCCCATCATTTTAATGGGCTATATCAATCCTGTTCTAAGCTTTGGATTTGAAAAATTTTGTAAAGCCTGTTCCGAAAGCGGTGTTTCAGGATTGATCCTTCCTGATCTTCCTCCAATTGAATTTGAAAAAAATTACCAGCAGGTTTTAAAAAAGTATAATCTTAATTTTACGTTTCTTATTACTCCGGAAACCTCTGATGAAAGAATTTTGTATCTTGATTCTTTAAGTTCGGGGTTTTTGTATGCTGTAAGCTCTTCCTCTACTACAGGAAATGAAAATGCTGTTTTGAAAAATGAAAATTACCTGAACAGATTAGCTGCTCTTCCTCTTAAAAACCCTGTGATGATTGGCTTTGGAATCAAGTCAAGAGAAGATTTTGAAAATGTAACCGAAAAAGCCGATGGAGGAATTATCGGAACAGCTTTTGTCAATATATTATTACAGGATAAAGACTGGAAGAAGACTGCTATAGATTTTATCCATTCCATAAAAGGGTAA